The following are encoded together in the Roseivirga misakiensis genome:
- a CDS encoding M28 family peptidase, whose product MQRYSNFIVLFIFSLCVTLSATAQLNRLDTELMLDDLRRLSHDAAQGRKTGTPGAEAARRFIIGQFKDVSAKSYKKGYRHPFTFKNRNGEEIEGVNVIGVIKGKESSAFAITAHYDHLGVRDSLIYNGADDNASGVAALLGLMEYFRANKPRHTLIFAALDGEEMGLRGATAFLEDQKIPVEDVVLNINMDMISINDKNELYVAGTHHYPNLKPIVEKIDPAPLQLKLGHDTPDLGYNDWTNQSDHGAFHKKGIPFLYFGVEDHAHYHKPTDTFENVNQEFYIKATHAILDCILALDINLN is encoded by the coding sequence ATGCAAAGATATTCAAATTTCATTGTCCTATTTATATTCTCATTGTGCGTAACATTATCCGCTACGGCACAACTAAATCGCCTGGATACAGAGCTAATGCTTGATGACTTAAGGCGACTTTCGCATGATGCGGCTCAAGGTAGAAAAACAGGAACTCCTGGTGCTGAAGCTGCTCGAAGGTTTATCATTGGGCAATTCAAAGATGTTAGTGCAAAAAGCTATAAAAAGGGCTATCGTCACCCGTTTACCTTCAAAAACCGCAATGGTGAAGAAATAGAAGGCGTTAATGTAATCGGCGTCATCAAAGGAAAAGAGAGTTCTGCTTTTGCCATCACCGCACATTACGATCATTTAGGAGTAAGAGATAGCCTGATCTACAATGGGGCTGATGATAATGCCTCGGGAGTTGCCGCTCTTTTAGGTTTAATGGAATATTTCCGAGCCAACAAACCAAGACATACCTTGATCTTTGCAGCTTTGGATGGTGAAGAAATGGGTTTAAGAGGAGCTACTGCCTTTTTAGAAGATCAAAAGATTCCCGTAGAAGATGTTGTCTTAAATATTAACATGGATATGATCAGCATCAACGATAAAAATGAGCTTTATGTGGCTGGAACGCACCATTACCCAAACCTCAAGCCTATCGTGGAAAAAATAGACCCGGCGCCATTACAGCTTAAACTAGGACACGATACGCCAGATTTGGGGTATAACGATTGGACCAACCAATCTGATCATGGTGCTTTTCACAAGAAGGGAATTCCTTTCCTCTACTTTGGTGTAGAAGACCATGCCCATTATCACAAACCCACAGATACATTCGAAAATGTAAATCAGGAATTCTATATAAAGGCGACTCATGCCATACTCGATTGTATTTTAGCCTTAGATATAAATTTAAACTAG
- a CDS encoding M20/M25/M40 family metallo-hydrolase: MKKITVFFVCLFMTGVSVFGFQNTEIDYDAIYKIKDEGLNNSQVMDIAWNLTDRIGPRLTGSEGLKRAYDWTSAEMKEWGLSNVKVEAWGEFGPGWGVKKSYLAMTAPYYQALIGIPKAWTPGTDGEIEAEVVYVNIQNESDLAKYKGKLAGKVVMLPTTASAETTFEADARRLTDEQLDGMMSARVSNANRQFSARRVSDFRRRAQLRNAAYQLFKDEGVKMVLATNRGGQGTFFTSNGARRDPNALPEMEISPEHYNRLVRLAVKGEPIRIEADTKTVFQREDLKGYNVLGEIPGSDPKLKDEVVMLGAHLDSWFAGTGATDNAAGSAVMMEVMRILKESKIPLKRTVRVALWSGEEQGLYGSRNYVQNTFMKNGKPNSAHEKFSAYYNMDNGTGAVRGIYLQSNEAVRPIFQEWFKAFEDMGASTVTIRNTGGTDHQAFDGIGLPGFQFIQDPIDYGTRTHHSNMDVFERLQAADLRKNAVIIATMVMQTANMDEKMPRKPKVFESLNRSR; this comes from the coding sequence ATGAAAAAGATTACTGTATTTTTTGTCTGTCTCTTTATGACAGGCGTTAGCGTATTTGGTTTTCAGAACACAGAAATCGACTATGACGCTATATATAAGATTAAAGACGAAGGGTTAAATAATAGCCAAGTAATGGATATTGCTTGGAATTTGACCGATCGTATTGGTCCACGGCTTACAGGTTCGGAAGGACTTAAAAGAGCCTATGATTGGACTTCAGCAGAAATGAAAGAATGGGGCCTCTCCAATGTAAAAGTAGAAGCTTGGGGTGAATTTGGTCCTGGATGGGGCGTCAAGAAGTCTTACTTAGCAATGACAGCTCCTTATTACCAAGCGTTGATTGGTATACCGAAGGCTTGGACACCTGGCACTGATGGTGAAATTGAGGCTGAAGTAGTTTATGTAAATATTCAAAACGAATCAGATTTAGCTAAATACAAAGGTAAATTGGCCGGTAAGGTCGTAATGTTACCAACCACAGCTAGTGCAGAAACAACCTTTGAAGCGGATGCGCGCAGACTTACCGATGAGCAATTGGACGGTATGATGAGTGCTCGTGTGAGCAATGCCAACAGACAATTTTCAGCAAGGAGAGTATCTGATTTTAGAAGAAGGGCGCAATTGCGAAACGCAGCTTACCAGCTCTTTAAAGACGAAGGCGTAAAAATGGTACTAGCAACCAACCGAGGAGGTCAGGGTACTTTCTTTACTTCAAATGGAGCAAGAAGAGACCCTAATGCACTTCCTGAAATGGAAATTTCTCCAGAACACTATAATAGACTAGTCCGACTTGCTGTAAAAGGTGAGCCAATCAGAATTGAAGCAGATACTAAAACTGTTTTCCAAAGAGAAGATTTGAAAGGCTATAATGTTTTGGGCGAAATACCAGGTTCTGATCCAAAACTGAAGGATGAAGTAGTGATGCTAGGGGCTCACTTGGATTCTTGGTTTGCAGGTACAGGTGCTACCGATAATGCGGCAGGTTCTGCGGTAATGATGGAAGTAATGCGAATTCTAAAGGAGTCTAAAATTCCTTTAAAAAGAACGGTTAGAGTCGCGCTTTGGAGTGGTGAAGAGCAAGGTCTTTATGGTTCAAGAAACTACGTGCAGAACACATTTATGAAAAATGGAAAGCCAAACTCAGCACATGAGAAGTTTTCTGCTTATTACAATATGGATAATGGTACTGGTGCTGTCAGAGGAATTTACTTACAAAGTAACGAGGCTGTAAGACCAATTTTCCAAGAGTGGTTTAAAGCTTTTGAAGACATGGGTGCAAGCACTGTAACCATTAGAAATACTGGTGGAACTGACCACCAAGCTTTTGATGGAATTGGCTTACCAGGGTTTCAGTTTATTCAAGACCCAATTGATTATGGTACTAGAACGCACCACTCGAATATGGATGTATTTGAGCGTTTGCAAGCGGCTGACTTAAGAAAAAATGCAGTAATCATAGCTACAATGGTTATGCAAACTGCTAATATGGACGAGAAAATGCCTAGAAAACCTAAGGTGTTTGAAAGCCTTAATAGAAGCAGATAG
- the yjjX gene encoding inosine/xanthosine triphosphatase: MRNSLPSTEIKVIVGSKNPVKLKCTQDAFQQVFPDNKITVEGAAVPSDVSDQPMTDEETWIGAKNRSHHARNSYPESDYWVGIEGGITDSPQKMEAFAWVYILSRDANGDARTSAFQLPPKIQELVRQGIELGEADDIVFNRSNSKQSNGAVGILTKDLINRADYYQPAVVLALIPFINPDLY; this comes from the coding sequence ATGAGAAACTCATTGCCCTCAACCGAAATTAAAGTCATAGTCGGTTCTAAAAACCCAGTCAAATTAAAGTGTACCCAAGACGCTTTTCAGCAAGTATTTCCAGATAACAAAATCACTGTAGAAGGTGCCGCTGTTCCTTCCGACGTCAGCGATCAGCCCATGACTGATGAAGAGACTTGGATTGGTGCTAAAAACCGAAGCCATCACGCACGAAACAGTTACCCTGAATCGGATTATTGGGTCGGAATTGAAGGTGGGATCACAGATAGCCCCCAGAAAATGGAAGCCTTCGCTTGGGTATACATCCTTTCTCGAGACGCTAACGGAGATGCTAGAACATCGGCTTTTCAGCTTCCCCCTAAAATTCAAGAACTCGTTCGGCAAGGTATTGAACTCGGTGAGGCCGATGACATTGTCTTTAATAGAAGTAATTCAAAACAGTCAAACGGGGCCGTCGGAATTCTGACAAAGGATTTAATCAATCGTGCCGATTATTATCAACCAGCGGTTGTTTTGGCACTCATACCATTTATCAACCCCGATTTATACTAA
- a CDS encoding tetratricopeptide repeat protein, with protein MKHLLSIFIYLLSANSYSQDLISVATTMLNDKNYVEAKAAIDEAFEQPGISDNPRAWFMKARVYHEIFESKDPQLNKFKENPSELINTIVDSYNNTLSLTTRKSNLQVLAKNQIEILWANGINEGTRLFQAQKFNDAIDAFLVSKISKPTETRAFIFTALCAVYAGKYELAVENYLAAKDLDVLSKQAYDGLIIAKRNLRVSPEELLDVVEDARFNYPDHIPYVIEEVRTLIRIGKLEEAESVLNTAVKRNPSNMELVLRQADLFDIIFKTAYAEGRPERSESYFEQASMNYERFLANSPDNFTANYNYAVMINEQANRIYTRINLMSNEEYEIVGKETEEIGHDWTRKALPYMEKAWEVKQGDKKVQEALTVFYSRLKMDEKLIALNRN; from the coding sequence TTGAAACACTTACTTTCTATATTCATCTATCTACTCTCTGCGAATAGCTATTCGCAAGATTTGATATCTGTGGCCACGACGATGCTGAATGATAAAAACTACGTCGAAGCCAAAGCAGCGATCGATGAGGCTTTTGAACAGCCAGGCATCAGCGACAATCCGAGAGCTTGGTTTATGAAAGCTCGCGTTTATCATGAAATCTTTGAATCCAAAGATCCGCAACTCAACAAATTCAAAGAAAACCCGAGCGAACTCATCAACACTATTGTCGATTCCTACAATAATACCCTATCGCTCACGACCCGAAAGAGTAACCTTCAAGTATTGGCCAAGAACCAAATTGAAATCCTGTGGGCTAATGGGATCAATGAGGGTACACGGCTATTTCAAGCACAAAAGTTTAACGACGCAATAGACGCCTTTTTAGTGTCCAAAATCTCTAAACCGACCGAAACACGTGCCTTTATTTTTACTGCATTGTGCGCAGTATATGCTGGTAAATACGAACTGGCGGTGGAAAACTACCTAGCTGCCAAAGACTTAGACGTGCTCAGCAAACAGGCCTACGACGGCTTAATCATTGCCAAAAGGAACTTAAGAGTGAGCCCTGAAGAATTGCTGGATGTGGTTGAAGATGCAAGATTCAACTATCCAGACCATATCCCATATGTGATTGAAGAAGTCAGAACATTGATTCGAATCGGAAAGCTAGAAGAGGCGGAATCTGTTCTCAACACAGCCGTAAAAAGAAACCCAAGTAATATGGAGTTGGTCCTTAGACAGGCCGATTTATTTGATATAATCTTTAAAACCGCCTATGCCGAAGGTAGGCCTGAAAGATCCGAAAGCTATTTTGAGCAGGCTTCCATGAACTACGAACGTTTCTTGGCCAATTCACCTGATAACTTTACGGCGAATTATAACTACGCTGTAATGATTAACGAACAAGCCAATAGAATTTATACTCGGATTAACCTGATGAGCAACGAGGAATATGAAATCGTTGGTAAAGAGACTGAGGAAATCGGCCATGATTGGACCAGAAAAGCCTTGCCATACATGGAGAAAGCGTGGGAAGTAAAACAGGGCGACAAAAAAGTACAAGAAGCGTTAACTGTATTTTATAGTAGACTTAAAATGGATGAGAAACTCATTGCCCTCAACCGAAATTAA